The Aedes aegypti strain LVP_AGWG chromosome 3, AaegL5.0 Primary Assembly, whole genome shotgun sequence genome contains a region encoding:
- the LOC5576836 gene encoding protein SYS1 homolog produces the protein MKKLTGTFRSTQWDPFLLIAQIVAMQALLYVSLGSIMFVMDLFAEANHTLDHLFEYHEIHVTDIGGRLVIFAFVLNSLCGSGLLWFIVRRTKLCLDFSVTFHFIHLVVCWWYNSAFPSTISWWMLNAVCTALMCVCGEFLCLKTELREIPVGYSALNNKVDL, from the exons atgaaaaagttAACCGGAACGTTCCGGAGCACCCAATGGGACCCGTTCCTGCTGATAGCGCAAATCGTGGCCATGCAGGCCCTACTCTATGTCAGTCTCGGCTCGATCATGTTTGTGATGGATTTGTTTGCCGAGGCCAATCATACGCTGGACCATCTCTTCGAGTATCAC GAAATTCACGTCACCGACATTGGCGGACGGTTAGTAATATTCGCTTTCGTACTCAACTCCCTGTGCGGTTCGGGGCTGCTGTGGTTCATCGTGAGGCGCACCAAGCTCTGTCTGGATTTCAGCGTAACGTTCCACTTCATCCATTTGGTGGTTTGCTGGTGGTATAACAGTGCGTTTCCTTCGACCATCAGCTGGTGGATGCTGAACGCGGTTTGCACTGCGCTAATGTGCGTTTGCGGTGAGTTTCTGTGTTTGAAAACGGAACTGAGAGAGATTCCCGTCGGATACTCGGCCCTGAACAACAAAGTTGATCTGTAG